A stretch of DNA from Salvelinus sp. IW2-2015 linkage group LG20, ASM291031v2, whole genome shotgun sequence:
ACCGCCACTCTCAAACCACCAAGGATTTAATATACTGTAACTCACCTCTACCAGAGTTAAGGTTATTGGTCTGGCATGTAGGAAAATTATAACTGCACCCACACCACAGTCATTAAAGTGGGTCTTGGTTCCAGAAAGCTCTCAGAAAATAAATGTCATACAATTATTACCTAAATTAATACCATAGATTGAACTACGTGCTGTCTGATTTGCTACTATTATGACAACCATACAGGAGTGGAATTCTGCCACCACTGATGTCTCGACCACCCTCCACCACAACCTCGTCATGATGTTTgtagaataaataaatactcGGAATGGTCCAAGGTCTTAACCCACAGTGAGGCATACATCGGTGGCCAGTGGCATACCAGAAACCAAAAGGCATACTGAAAACTTCCACATCCAGCTCTCGAAGTCAGCAAAGTGGAGCAGAATCCTTCCTTTTGCTGCCCTTACTGGATTAGTCTCTCTGGGAGCCAGTGGGTTGCAGACTAGAGCAGACAGACTGATAAGAaatcagacagcagacagacacagagagagggagaacagtggTGTAGCTAAGTTATTTGTGGCTAGAGCCGCAGGAGCCCCAGACCAGAGCCCTCTCAGTGCTGGGAGTGTgctctgtcttgtcttgtccagCCCTAAGAGGCCTCCTCCATGTGGACTCTAAGCTCCTCTTATTAGGCTCCACAGTCAGAGCTGTATGAGTCAGCGACTGGGCCTGTGCTGGAGGTCAGTAACCCCCACTTCGGCACTAGCACAGGCAGCACAGGAACCTCCCAGCCAGCGACACTGGGTAAATCGCTCTGGTTCTCCCACACAGAGGACTTACAATAGGTATGCGTGCCAGGGCTTGGGTGACGCTCAGGAATGCTTAGCTCTGCTCCTCTGAGTTTGACACACTCACTCTGACTAAGAAGAACCACTGGTCAGTGTGTGTTCagacctcagtgtgtgtgtgtagagagcaaACAGTGCTTGTGTTAGYTAGAGGTGACTAATGGGTGTAGCCGTGCCATGCCAACAGCAGGATAAGTGTGTCTGATGAAATCAAAGTCTCGGCCTGACTGTCTCACTAGTTGGATGAGTGGAACATTCAGAGACATCCTGTCTTACTCCCGTCAGCTATTGTGTAGTAGCAAAGTCATCCTCTCTTCCAAAGAAATAACAGACATTATTGTCTCTCCTTGTTGTCGTCAGCTTGTCATCGAGTACAACTACATAATGTCTCAAATATGACATTTCAGGAGGACAAGTTTACCTTTTACCCATGAGAAGATATAGGTagatacagtgagctccagaagtattgggacagtgacacattttgattgttttggctctgtactccagcactttggatttgaaaagatacaatgactatgaggttaaagtgtagactgtcagctttcatttgagttTTTTTATCCATAtctggtgaaccgtttagaaatgacagcactttttgtacatagttccccattttaggggaccaaaagtattggaacaaattcacttatatgtgtattaaagtagtcaaaagtttagtattggatcccatattcctagcacgcaatgactacatcaagcttgtgactacaaactttttggatgcatttgctgtttgttttggttgtgtttttgattattttgtgcccaatagaaattaatggtaaataatgtattgtgccattttgcagtcacttttattgtaaataagaatataatatgtttctaaacacttctacattaatgtggatgctaccatgattacggataatcctgaataaatcataaataatgatgagtgaaaaagtTAGAGGCATATAAtaaacacccccacccccccagtaAAAAAagaacctcccctgttattgtaatggtgagaagttAGCATATCTTGGGGAtaggatatttgtgcgtctgtaactgtctcactcatcattattcacgattcattcaggactatccgtagtcatggtagcatccacattaatgtagaagtgtttagaaacatattctattcttatttaccaatcatttaaattgggcacaaaataatctgaaacacaaccaaaacaaacagcaaatgcatccaacaagtttgtagagtcacaagcttgatgtagtcattgcgtgctaggaatatgggaccaaataataACATTTTGACTACTTCAATACACATAAGtggatttgtcccaatacttttggtcccctaaaatggggggactgtgTACAAAAACTGCTgaaatttctaaacggttcacccgatgtggatgaaaataccctcaaattaaagctgacagtctgcactttaacctcatagtcattgtataatttcatacggagccaaaacaacaaaacattgtcactgtcccaatactttggggtggcaggtagcctagagtttagagcgttaggccagtaaccgaaaggttggtggatcgaatccccgagctgacaaggtaaaaatctgtcgttaacacactgtttctaggccgtcattgtaaataagaatttgttcttaactgacttgcctagttaaataaaataaaaatacttttggagctcactgtatatgatGTTGATCTTCCCTCCCATAGCACTGAAATGCCCTGCTGCCTTCCACGAACAGATCCGCAGCCTGCAGAGGTCCAGGGTAAGACCTCACAAACTCATCTCACTCGCACTAGTGTTCATTGTACTTCATTGAGATAAAAACACACTATCACATACATATGCCATTCCATATCATCTCGATTAAATGTAGTTTTATGTTGTTTTCTTACAGACTGAGAACTTCTTGAAGCACAAAATCCGCAGTAGACCTGAACGTTCAGAGCTGGTCCGCATGCACATCCTGCAAGGTAACCTCACTGCCATGTACTGTATGCTTTATGATAGGCTGTAGAGAAGACAGATGATACGGAGCATACTCAGCGAGCAACAGAAAGTACATGCACGTTTAGCTGGCCAAGTTAGCTCTCAGAAGAGAGATGATGACGGAAGAGGAGGATCCTGTGAAATTGTTTCCCTCCCTATTGGATACAATCCATAGGATATTAAATATTCACAACTTGAGATGTTACAATCAGTTGTCCGATTGATTGTCTTTGACGTATGAGGACATACCACCTTAAACAGTCTCCACTGTGAGACACACAGTAGTAGAACAGTACTGTTGTGAGTTCTAGGTAGACTAGCAGTTACTGATGAGTTGCTGTCTGTCCCACAGAGACCCATGCGGTGCCCTCACTGCAGGCTACTCAGATGATGCTGAAGAGAGCCAGGCTGGCTGATGACCTCAATGAGAAGCTGGCCCAGCGACCCGGCCCCATGGAGCTGGTGGTCAAGAACATTCTGCCTGTAGAACCCAGCCTCGTCAAGGACGACGTCACCGGTAGAGATCACTCTTCACTTTATACATTATTATTTCCAGGCTAAGGGCGAAGTAGCTCATTCAACTCCCACTCCCTGCATATTTGTATAGTGTAGATTTCTGAAAGTGCCTATTACGACTAACACAGCACTGAGACATTTCCAGTGACTACCATGAGAAACAACTTMGTACAAACCTCTCTCCATTGGTCTACTTGTAATTAATAAGCTGTGYTTTTGCACGTGTTACGTTGCAGATCCCCCAGACAGTGAGGTGGAGAATGACTTCCCCAAGACGAAAACACYGGATGTGTACAACTTTGACGAGGACAGCAGCGACGCCCTGTCCCCAGAGCAGCCGGCCAGCCAGGAGTCCCAGAGCTCCTCTGCCCCCTCACCCTCCCCCAGAACCCCCAGAGTGACAGAAGCCCCTGttgccctctccacctccccaccGACCAGCTCCATCACCATGAAGGTAGGTCCAATCGCAGTACCTCACCTATAAATACCTTAAATTGTGTTGTTATGGTATGACTAACAGcgtaaatattttatatttctacATTTTGGGCCTAAATAATAGTCTCCCATTGCACCTGCCTGTTGTATATCAAATTCTGCTTGCTAGAAAATATTCTTTGCCTCCTGTTTTCTGTTAGACGACATCCATCTTTTGTTAGTCTTTTTCCAGTTGCTCTGCCCTTGTGGCTTAGTGTGGGAAGGGGATTTACAGGCCTCTGTTCCCCTCCTTACTGAACGGGCCATGTGGTTTCTATCTGTCTCTTTATCTCAGCACTGCCCACCTACCTCCCAATCCACAACAGACTTCTTCAACTTCTCTCATGTCTCCACCAATGAGCATCAGAACAATCGCCTGGTGACCACGCCTCAGCCAATCACCATTGTTGCCCCTCCAAAGCCGGGGCCCATGTTAGTAAAGGTGAGCAACAAACTTGAAAGAAAGTGATGTCATATCACATGATGGAGAGTACTTGAACCTTGTGGCAAAGGTATGGTAAATCATGGCAATGTGCAAAGMTGTACATTCAATGCAAATATTAAACATACATTTGTTTATAGCGTTTAGCTGAGCACGTTACAAGCTATAACCAAACTTTTCTGTCTCTTGGTACAGAAAGCTATTTATTTCATCAATGACGATGTTTTGGTTCCTTTTTGATCCCAGTTAGCTGAGCAAGCTTTTCCTACAAACACTAAATATACCCCGTAAACATGAAAGTCACCTCTGATATTTRactctctctctctgatctgttgTGGTTTTCATGCTGCTTCCTTTGGAACTGTAATCAGAGATAAGAAGTCAGGGGAGGACAAACACTKGGGCTGTGTTCGGTCACWGTGAAAGARCCCGTCAGTGCAGGCAGAGACSAGTCSAAASTGATGGTTCGGCCAATTCAAATRWGGTTCAAAGCACAACRAGGCCTGGAGGARTTTTTCACAAATCCATGGACTTAAACTGCCAGCCGCTCTCAGTCTTCAATTAAGGTTAAGTGACAGGCTTTCTCTTAGCCTTCAGGGCATAAAGGATGGAAGCAAGGGAGTAAAGCAATAACTTGGGCATTTGTCACAGTCCATTACACTCAGAGCAAATTCATATTTTCTGAACTCTGCCCCTCCCGTGTTGAAGAACAGGGGGGAACACATTCGAGGCTGTGTGTTTGCATAAACCAACTTGAATTGGTGTTTATGGCTTGCATGCATATTTTTATGGCTTGCATCTACCTCTCAAATGCCAAGCCATTTAATGTGTATCCTGTAATTTASTTACTGAACAATAAGGGTCACCCCACATCCCTTTCCACATTCCATTTCCCCATCCGGTCTTTCTCACTGTGCGTTATCACAATGTCCCACATATTAATTTGATACTACAGTATGAAGTGGACACAATTTCATGTACAAGCCTCACAATACTGGCAAGATGTTTAGACGTTATCCATAACAGTCAGAACACTAAACATGTCCACAATCCACTCAGTGAGATGAACCTTTGAAGTTTTCAGTGAAAACGTTTCACTGCTGCTCCCGGATAGTATCCAGTAGTTTGTAACCGTTCTTCTTTTCCCCTGTGCAGCAAAGCCAACCAAAGACACCCAATGACAAGAGCCGCAGTAAGAAGAATAAGGATCCCAAACCGCGGGTGAAGAAGCTAAAGTACCACCAGTACATCCCCCCGGACCAGAAACAGGAGGCCAACGAGGCCCCCATGGACTCAGCCTACGCCAGGCTACTgcatcagcagcagcagttccTCCAGCTGCAGATACtgagccagcagcagcagcactataACTACCAGACCATCCTGCCTGCCCCACTCAAGTATGGCCCGCTGTAAAATGGACATTGGGATGTTATGTGTTACCGCAGCTTGCATACTATAGGCCAAGTAATGTGGCTAGCCCTCACATTCTAGTTGCAGTTTWATTGACTGACAGCTTTGTGTTGAGGGCGGTTAGTACATCATCACTACACCTGGAGGGCAAACATTGTTTCCTTTGAACAATGGGATTCAAGCAAACAATCCTCTCCCTAACAGAATAAGTCCACACCTGGATAATAGTGATGTAATCTGACACATCTGTTTCCTGCACAGCTTCTGTTTGGCTTAGATATTTAGTATTCCTGTGTGCATTGTCCCGGACGGAGACCGTTGGTTGTGAATGATGGGACATACAGGAAACTCTTTCTCCCATCCAAACTAAACCCAAACTAAACCCTCCTCCTGTTGTTTGTGTTCCTACAGGTTGATGGAGGGTCAGAACAGCTGCTCCAACGTGTCTCTGAGTGGCAGCAGTCTGTCCAGTCCCATCATGGTCTCTCTACCCAGCGCTGCCCCAGCACGGTCTAACCAAACTCTGACAAACCGCAAGCCTGGTGTCCTACCTGCCAACCTGGACGAAATGAAGGTGAAGCTCACTCCTGCTCCGTACAAACATAGATTTTCACTATATGATAGATATATTAAAGGGCAGAGCGCAGCCCCTAGGCAGTGACCTGTTGTATGGAGATTTAGTGAGAGGGCTTGTCTTTTGTTATGATGACTCATGACTGTTCATTATCCCTGGCCGGTAGGTAGCTGAGCTGAAGATGGAGCTGAAACTGCGAGGTCTTCCGGTGTCTGGCACCAAGACTGACCTGATAGAGAGACTAAAGCCTTATCAGGAGATCCCCAGCAGCCAGGCTGCCACTGCCATGGAGCTGACAGGccacacaggggccccacagccTGAGAGCATGAGCTCCACACCCCCTGTGTCCCCCGCGCCCTCGGAGGTCTCCAGCCTGGGCATGGAGGAGGCTGGGATGCCAGGAGCTCTTTCCCCAGCTCGGCCCACTCMTTCTGGGTCGTCTCCCCACCAAGGCCGCCTGGAGGACAGCCCAATGGAGACCAGAACCTCAGMGAAGGACCAGCGACTGCACGAGAAGGAGCGTCAGATCGAGGAGCTGATGAGGAAGCTGGAGCAGGAGCAgaggctggtggaggagctgaagaTGCAGCTAGAGGTGGAGAAGAGGGGTCTgcccagccctccagcccccaTGGCCCTGGCCCAGGTCAAAGAAGAGGGCAGGGCCGCCTCAAACTGCTCTGCCTCTGCRCATAGCCCACTAGCAGTGGTGAAACAGGAGGAGCCCAGCTCAGGCCAGGTRCAGACRTCCCCCCTGCCTCAGTTCTTCATCAGCCACCAGCAGGTGCMTCAGGTCCTCAGACAGCCCCAGCCTCAGACYTCGCTRTCTGGCCAGCCTGGRACACAGATCCTGCTGCCTGTCTCCMTGCCCACCAGCACTGCCACCATYCAGCTACCGAACAACAGCATTAAGCTGCAGGTCAGAGAGCCSGTCCTRCAGACCACAGTTAGCACTACAGCTCCAGGCCTCATCCAGAAAACAGAGGCCTcagcaccccaccaccaccaacacaccacccaGACCCAACCCATGGCACAGGTGAGAATATATGGTTTAATTGACTCCAATCCCATATTTAGAGTGGGATATTCCCCAAGCTACTGTCTGCAGACACCATTTTACCCACCTGTATTGTAGTGTCTCTATGTATTGTGTTATAGTACTCTCCATGGGCTGTGTGCTGCACCAAACCATAACTAAATAAATTGCTGTCTGGTCTGTGGATGAATTGTTCCACTGAATAAATTGCACATCCTGTTTTTGTGCCCTTTTTCTGGGATAACACCATTTCCAGAGACACTTTATAAATCGCTGGTTACATTCTATTGTGATGGGCCGGCCTAATCACATTTCTTAGGGCATTAGCCGTGTTTTGAAAGCAGAGAGTCTCCCTCTCCAACTTCTTTAATATTCTCTTCTCTGGGTGATTTATCTAGTGTGTTGCCAAGGTAATAGCAGGCCTGGCCAGGGTGATGAATTCCTCTCCTAGTCACATCAAAAGGAGGGCCGGAGCCTGTCTAAGCTCCGGTTACTGGAGCAGGTGCTGACTGAYGGCCAGGCAGACAGCACACTAGACTACGCTGTCTGCTCTAGCCTCTATaggaccagacctgggttcaaatagcattTGTTTTCCTTCAAATACTTAAGCTGTGCTTGACTGGGCCTGCCTGACAAAAATTAAACCAattgaatagtcccaaaagtgcacacTCCGTCCATCTGTCACTCAAATGCAAGCTCAAGCAAACACTACTTAATTGAAAGatgtcaaatactatttgaatccaggtctgcaGAGCTGCACTGGGCCGAATCAACAGCCAGCCAGAATTAGCAACAGCAACTGCAGTACAACACTCATTGAAGAAGGCTCTCACACCCAGAAACACACTGCTTTGTGTTGCACTGCACTGATACCCCACAGCCCATGCCTTTTATTGTGTCCCTAGAGATTGTGTACTACCACATGATAATACATAAACACTTTTTATTCCTCCCAGAGAGAGTGTGTACCCTGTCCAACCACTGTGTGCCTTCTAAGGGAGGGTGTGTACTACTACAGCTGACCAGTATTTATCTGCCCCAGAAGGAGTGTGTACCACGGGGTTAACCACTGTTCATCATTCCTCTACAGACGACAGTCCCACTgtgcaccaccaccacctcaggcTCTGGGTTCCAGTTCAGAGCAGGCCCAGGTCAGACAGAGATCCCCCAGTGTTTCCTAAACACTTCCCCAGGGAGCAGGTCCCCTGCCAGGGCCTCGTCCAACCAAGCAGTCCCCAATGGTCCAACAAACAAGGTATTGTTTAAATACTGCATTATATCCACATGTATTAATTTAGTTGTGTTGAATATGTGAACCGCATAGGTTGTTTAGAGCTTATAGGGATTAGATCACATTGTTTTTTCTGTCCATCAGTCCCCCTCTGCCTGCCAGCCCAACTTCTCAAACCACGTCCCCAGGAATAAGGACCCGCCACGCTACGAAGAGGCTGTTAAACAGACGCGCAGAATGCAGACTGCTGCACAGGTAATAGAGCTTTTATAACACCCTACTACAACACACTGGACTGACCTGCTAGGTCTGTTAGGTGTTGAGGCAGGTATTGACTGGTCTTTATTGTCTATGCAGGTACCCACTGCAATCAGCCAGCACATGGACGACCTGTTTGACGTGTTGATCGAGAGTGGAGGTGAGAAAAATATTTGACTGTGGTTGGGGTCTCCTCCTCTCCATTAAGACAGCTGAGTCCCTCCCTGGCCATGAATCCATCATCTCCCATGTTCTTTTCTTCTACAGAGATCTCCCCATTCATCAGACAGGACCCTTCCTTTCCAGACAAGCTACTTCCTGTGACCGCCAGCGTAACCACCCTGCCCTTCAACACRGTGCTATCCCGCCCCCCGCCCCAGATCCAGGTGGCCCGCCCACCCGCCCCCACCCTTAACCCACCGGCCCCACCCAGCCTGACAGCCCTGGCCATAGACAACCAGCTGGAGGCCTTCCTGGAAGGCACAATACTGAAAACCCTGGTCTCTATAACGAACACAGGTACTGAAACCCTGGTCTCTATAATGAACACAGGTACTGAAACCATGGGCTCGTATAACGAAAACACAGGTACTGAAAACCCTGGGTCTCTATAGATGAACACAGGTACTGAACCCTGGCGCTCTAATAATGAACATAGTTACTGAAAACCATCGGTCTCTATAATATGACAATAGGTACTGAAAACCAAACAGGTACTGAT
This window harbors:
- the mrtfbb gene encoding myocardin-related transcription factor B, whose amino-acid sequence is MEPQGSLGVEGBFSLQLALLVPSLXSEAVTHELEDLTMQPSPSLPPLKERKNVLQRRLQQRRTREQLVEQGIMPPLKCPAAFHEQIRSLQRSRTENFLKHKIRSRPERSELVRMHILQETHAVPSLQATQMMLKRARLADDLNEKLAQRPGPMELVVKNILPVEPSLVKDDVTDPPDSEVENDFPKTKTXDVYNFDEDSSDALSPEQPASQESQSSSAPSPSPRTPRVTEAPVALSTSPPTSSITMKHCPPTSQSTTDFFNFSHVSTNEHQNNRLVTTPQPITIVAPPKPGPMLVKQSQPKTPNDKSRSKKNKDPKPRVKKLKYHQYIPPDQKQEANEAPMDSAYARLLHQQQQFLQLQILSQQQQHYNYQTILPAPLKLMEGQNSCSNVSLSGSSLSSPIMVSLPSAAPARSNQTLTNRKPGVLPANLDEMKVAELKMELKLRGLPVSGTKTDLIERLKPYQEIPSSQAATAMELTGHTGAPQPESMSSTPPVSPAPSEVSSLGMEEAGMPGALSPARPTXSGSSPHQGRLEDSPMETRTSXKDQRLHEKERQIEELMRKLEQEQRLVEELKMQLEVEKRGLPSPPAPMALAQVKEEGRAASNCSASAHSPLAVVKQEEPSSGQVQTSPLPQFFISHQQVXQVLRQPQPQTSLSGQPGTQILLPVSXPTSTATIQLPNNSIKLQVREPVLQTTVSTTAPGLIQKTEASAPHHHQHTTQTQPMAQTTVPLCTTTTSGSGFQFRAGPGQTEIPQCFLNTSPGSRSPARASSNQAVPNGPTNKSPSACQPNFSNHVPRNKDPPRYEEAVKQTRRMQTAAQVPTAISQHMDDLFDVLIESGEISPFIRQDPSFPDKLLPVTASVTTLPFNTVLSRPPPQIQVARPPAPTLNPPAPPSLTALAIDNQLEAFLEGTLKGETEPRTLRLMEELHSQLLEHSPHSPMDTDTTGFNNVSAPPSSYHLDHTNLDNMEWLDLTMPGPTGGLNPLGLPPLGVFSSDFLDSHDLQPHWD